Proteins encoded together in one Lysinibacillus sp. FSL K6-0232 window:
- the rpoD gene encoding RNA polymerase sigma factor RpoD has protein sequence MADKSERSKEIEVEVTLDDAKKILQEKAKTEGEISMKEISEKLAPYELENEEIFHFAEDLEKHKDIQIIGKEEFEEESLMKEEANEETFDLNDLSVPPGVKINDPVRMYLKEIGRVDLLSAEQEIALAERIEQGDEEARKRLAEANLRLVVSIAKRYVGRGMLFLDLIQEGNMGLIKAVEKFDYRKGFKFSTYATWWIRQAITRAIADQARTIRIPVHMVETINKLIRVQRQLLQDLGREPSPEEIGEEMDLTPEKVREILKIAQEPVSLETPIGEEDDSHLGDFIEDSEAQSPSDHAAYELLKEQLEDVLDTLTDREENVLRLRFGLDDGRTRTLEEVGKVFGVTRERIRQIEAKALRKLRHPSRSKRLKDFLE, from the coding sequence ATGGCGGACAAGTCAGAACGTTCAAAAGAGATAGAAGTAGAAGTTACATTAGATGATGCAAAAAAAATCCTACAAGAAAAGGCAAAAACAGAAGGTGAAATTTCAATGAAAGAAATTTCAGAGAAACTTGCTCCTTATGAATTGGAAAACGAAGAAATTTTCCATTTTGCTGAAGACCTTGAAAAGCATAAAGATATTCAAATTATCGGTAAAGAAGAATTTGAAGAAGAAAGCTTAATGAAAGAAGAAGCAAATGAGGAAACTTTTGACTTAAATGATTTAAGTGTACCACCAGGTGTTAAAATTAACGATCCTGTACGTATGTATTTAAAGGAAATTGGTCGTGTGGACTTATTATCTGCAGAGCAAGAAATAGCATTAGCAGAGCGTATTGAGCAAGGTGATGAGGAAGCGCGTAAACGTCTGGCAGAAGCGAATTTACGTCTTGTTGTATCGATTGCGAAGCGCTACGTTGGTCGTGGTATGCTATTCCTTGATTTAATTCAAGAGGGGAACATGGGGCTTATTAAGGCCGTTGAAAAATTCGATTACCGTAAAGGTTTTAAATTTTCTACTTATGCAACATGGTGGATTCGTCAGGCAATTACACGTGCAATTGCTGACCAAGCACGTACAATTCGTATTCCTGTTCATATGGTCGAAACGATTAATAAATTAATCCGTGTACAACGTCAATTATTACAGGATTTAGGTCGTGAGCCTTCTCCAGAAGAAATTGGCGAAGAAATGGATTTAACACCTGAGAAAGTACGCGAAATTTTAAAAATTGCCCAAGAACCTGTATCTCTTGAAACACCAATTGGGGAAGAAGACGACTCCCATTTAGGAGATTTTATCGAGGACTCTGAAGCTCAATCTCCATCTGACCATGCAGCTTATGAATTGTTAAAAGAGCAATTAGAAGATGTGCTAGATACATTAACAGACCGTGAAGAAAACGTGCTTCGTTTACGTTTTGGTTTGGATGATGGTCGCACACGTACATTAGAAGAAGTAGGGAAAGTATTTGGTGTGACACGTGAGCGTATTCGTCAAATTGAAGCGAAAGCGCTAAGAAAATTACGCCACCCTTCTCGCAGTAAACGTCTAAAAGATTTCTTAGAATAA
- the dnaG gene encoding DNA primase, which produces MVMDLAGKIPEEVIEQIRTQSDIVDVISEYMQLTKRGRNWFGLCPFHGEQTPSFSVSTDKQIFHCFGCGAGGNAITFVMDIEGISFPDAVVKLGERAGIHLDIEPSFPGVTKKVSKAEERMKEAHAFAADFFHHLLLNTEDGEEPLNYLLERGFTRELIESNNIGWSLPSFDALTILLERKGYNLQEIAESGLIIKREGEERYFDRFRGRIMFPIRDENGKIIAFSGRILSATGEEAKYLNSPESPIFQKSEVLYNLDQARTSIRKNRQVILMEGFMDVLAASSAGVSNAVATMGTSLTNQHITKLKRLVEQVTICYDGDNAGFDAAKRAAQLLHTERMKVNIAVLPEKLDPDEYIRTFGGQAFKEKILENPHAYIAFMMMHARRNKNFQFENDTLQYIQEVLEQLIGRSSPVERDLYIRQLSNETNISEEAIYAQFRKLEANQVRSTKAELPIYQPSMPVTQQHKPMDAAERAERLLLAHMLHNIDVVDRVLRSEQKEPFVRDAYMAVFVRLVGFYEEYGHPDYQRFMEILDDAELRKIVMEAALVERDPDQAEAEVLDSIRQLQKYRIEQEIEQKMHESKEAEKMHEYARALEIAQQIIHLRKSLSAI; this is translated from the coding sequence ATGGTGATGGATTTGGCAGGGAAGATTCCAGAAGAAGTAATTGAGCAAATTCGCACACAGTCAGATATTGTTGATGTGATTAGTGAATATATGCAGCTTACAAAACGTGGGCGAAATTGGTTTGGGCTCTGTCCATTTCACGGAGAGCAAACACCGTCTTTTTCTGTATCAACGGACAAGCAAATTTTTCATTGCTTTGGCTGTGGTGCAGGTGGTAATGCCATTACTTTTGTAATGGATATAGAGGGCATTTCTTTTCCTGATGCAGTTGTGAAACTTGGGGAGCGTGCTGGCATACATTTAGATATTGAGCCAAGTTTCCCAGGCGTTACGAAAAAGGTTTCAAAAGCAGAAGAGCGGATGAAAGAGGCACATGCTTTTGCGGCAGATTTTTTTCATCATTTACTGTTGAACACCGAAGATGGTGAGGAACCTTTAAATTATTTGCTAGAAAGAGGATTTACAAGGGAACTTATCGAATCTAATAACATCGGTTGGTCTCTCCCAAGCTTTGATGCATTAACAATATTGCTTGAAAGAAAAGGTTATAACTTACAAGAGATTGCAGAAAGTGGTTTAATCATTAAGCGAGAAGGGGAAGAGCGTTATTTTGATCGTTTTAGAGGGCGCATTATGTTTCCGATTCGTGATGAGAACGGCAAAATCATTGCTTTCTCAGGACGGATACTTTCAGCTACTGGTGAAGAGGCAAAATATTTAAATAGTCCAGAATCACCAATATTTCAAAAAAGTGAAGTGCTTTATAACCTAGATCAAGCACGAACTTCTATCAGGAAAAATCGTCAAGTAATATTGATGGAAGGTTTTATGGATGTGTTGGCAGCTAGCTCAGCAGGCGTTAGCAATGCCGTTGCAACAATGGGGACTTCGCTAACAAATCAGCATATCACAAAGCTGAAGCGCTTAGTAGAGCAAGTTACAATTTGCTATGATGGTGATAATGCTGGTTTTGATGCAGCGAAAAGAGCGGCGCAACTACTGCATACGGAGCGCATGAAAGTGAATATTGCGGTGCTACCAGAAAAATTAGACCCAGATGAATATATTCGTACTTTTGGAGGACAAGCCTTTAAAGAGAAAATTTTGGAAAATCCTCACGCGTATATTGCTTTTATGATGATGCATGCTAGACGCAATAAGAATTTTCAATTTGAAAATGATACGCTTCAATATATTCAAGAAGTACTAGAGCAGCTAATAGGTAGGTCCTCACCAGTCGAGCGAGATTTGTATATACGGCAGCTATCAAATGAAACGAATATCTCAGAGGAAGCCATTTATGCTCAATTCCGAAAGCTAGAGGCAAATCAGGTACGTTCTACAAAAGCAGAATTACCGATATATCAGCCTTCGATGCCAGTCACGCAACAACATAAGCCTATGGATGCAGCCGAACGTGCCGAACGTTTATTACTTGCACATATGCTTCATAATATAGATGTAGTAGACAGGGTATTACGAAGTGAGCAAAAAGAACCATTTGTACGAGATGCTTATATGGCAGTGTTTGTTCGCTTAGTAGGGTTTTATGAGGAATATGGTCATCCTGATTATCAACGCTTTATGGAAATTTTGGATGATGCTGAATTGCGAAAAATTGTGATGGAAGCGGCTTTAGTGGAGCGAGATCCTGATCAAGCAGAGGCAGAGGTACTAGACTCTATACGCCAGCTTCAAAAATATAGAATTGAGCAAGAAATTGAACAAAAGATGCATGAGTCAAAGGAAGCGGAGAAGATGCATGAGTATGCACGTGCACTTGAAATCGCCCAACAGATTATTCATTTAAGAAAATCGTTATCGGCGATTTAA
- a CDS encoding pyruvate, water dikinase regulatory protein codes for MKRLRVFVVSDSVGETGDQVAKAVISQFRPGLENTMIRRFPHIQSEDLIRKIVRLAAQQRAFIVYTLVRQEMRSLLHELCAQENVQAVDILGPALQSMATFMEEIPLEAPGIVHMLDDDYFKKIEAIEFAVKYDDGRDPRGLLQADIVLVGVSRTSKTPLSQYLAHKKYKVANVPLVPEVEPPEELLQIDPKKCFGLIISPEKLNSIRKERLLSLGLNDDAIYAQHHRILEEIQHFEKIVDKIGCRVIDVTNKAVEETANTIIEYILTCK; via the coding sequence ATGAAAAGATTACGCGTATTTGTTGTATCAGATTCTGTCGGTGAAACTGGTGATCAAGTAGCGAAAGCTGTTATTAGCCAGTTCCGACCAGGCTTAGAAAATACGATGATTCGTCGATTCCCTCATATTCAATCTGAGGACCTTATCCGTAAAATTGTTCGTCTTGCAGCACAGCAACGAGCATTTATTGTTTATACGCTTGTGCGGCAAGAGATGCGCTCATTATTACATGAGCTATGTGCACAAGAAAATGTACAGGCTGTTGATATTTTAGGGCCAGCTTTACAGTCCATGGCAACCTTTATGGAAGAAATACCATTGGAAGCACCAGGTATTGTTCATATGCTAGATGATGACTATTTTAAAAAAATCGAAGCGATTGAATTTGCCGTAAAATATGATGATGGTAGAGACCCACGTGGATTATTGCAAGCTGATATTGTACTTGTCGGTGTGTCAAGAACATCGAAAACACCACTATCACAGTATTTGGCCCATAAAAAATATAAGGTGGCGAATGTACCTTTAGTTCCAGAGGTAGAGCCACCCGAAGAGCTTTTACAGATAGATCCGAAAAAATGCTTTGGGTTAATTATCTCGCCTGAAAAGTTAAATTCTATCAGAAAAGAAAGATTGCTATCGCTTGGCTTAAATGATGATGCCATCTATGCGCAACATCATCGTATATTAGAAGAAATTCAACATTTTGAGAAAATTGTCGATAAAATAGGCTGCCGAGTCATTGATGTCACAAATAAGGCTGTTGAAGAAACAGCAAATACGATTATTGAATATATTTTAACTTGTAAATAA
- a CDS encoding helix-turn-helix transcriptional regulator, with product MSPIELNKRQEDILQIVKENGPITGEHIAERLNLTRATLRPDLAILTMAGFLDARPRVGYFYSGKKASVTLLDSIHSLKVKDFHSGPVVVPETMTVYDAICFMFSEDVGTLFVVDKNEFLTGVLSRKDLLRTSIGSQDLNKIPVHIIMTRMPNISYCERSDSLVVAANKLIEREVDSLPVVEPKEGGLNIVGRLTKTTITRAFLSLAQNIEI from the coding sequence GTGAGTCCAATCGAACTCAATAAACGTCAGGAAGACATTTTACAGATTGTGAAAGAAAATGGCCCTATTACGGGTGAGCATATTGCAGAGCGTCTCAATCTGACAAGGGCAACGTTAAGACCAGATTTAGCAATTTTAACAATGGCAGGATTTTTAGATGCAAGGCCGAGAGTCGGTTATTTTTATTCAGGTAAAAAGGCATCTGTTACATTGCTAGATAGTATTCATTCATTGAAAGTGAAAGATTTTCACTCTGGTCCTGTCGTTGTACCAGAAACGATGACAGTTTATGATGCAATTTGCTTTATGTTTTCAGAAGATGTTGGTACACTCTTTGTCGTAGATAAGAATGAGTTTTTGACAGGCGTCCTATCACGTAAGGATTTATTACGTACAAGTATCGGTTCACAGGATTTAAACAAAATTCCTGTACACATTATTATGACGCGTATGCCAAATATTTCGTATTGTGAAAGATCAGATTCTTTAGTTGTGGCAGCGAATAAGCTAATTGAAAGGGAAGTCGATTCGCTACCAGTTGTTGAGCCAAAAGAAGGTGGCTTAAACATTGTAGGTCGTTTAACAAAAACAACGATTACAAGAGCTTTCTTATCACTTGCACAAAACATCGAGATTTGA
- a CDS encoding glycine--tRNA ligase: protein MTNKSMETIVSLAKHRGFVFPGSEIYGGLANTWDYGPLGVELKNNIKKAWWQKFVQESEYNVGLDAAILMNPKAWVASGHVGNFNDPMIDCKACKARHRADKIIEDAALAQGDEIIVDGMTFDQMKETMVKYNVVCPDCGKADFTDIRQFNLMFKTFQGVTESSTNEIYLRPETAQGIFVNFKNVQRSMRKRTPFGIAQIGKSFRNEITPGNFTFRTREFEQMELEFFCKPGEDLEWHAYWKEFCKNWLLNLGMKEESMRLRDHEDDELSHYSNATTDIEFKFPFGWGELWGVADRTDYDLKQHMEHSGEDFTYIDPVSNERYVPYCIEPSLGADRVTLAFLCDAYDEEELEGDDKRTVLRFHPALAPFKAAVLPLSKKLSDEAADVWAELRKAFPVDFDESQSIGKRYRRQDEIGTPFCITYDFDSKEDGQVTVRHRDSMTQVRMPIAEVKAYIEKHLQF from the coding sequence ATGACAAACAAATCAATGGAAACAATCGTATCATTAGCAAAGCATCGTGGCTTTGTCTTCCCAGGTTCTGAAATTTACGGAGGTCTTGCAAACACTTGGGATTACGGTCCACTTGGTGTGGAATTAAAAAATAATATTAAAAAAGCTTGGTGGCAAAAATTTGTCCAAGAATCTGAGTACAATGTAGGTCTTGATGCTGCTATTCTGATGAATCCTAAAGCTTGGGTGGCATCAGGTCATGTTGGTAACTTTAATGACCCAATGATTGACTGTAAAGCTTGTAAGGCTCGCCATCGTGCAGATAAAATTATTGAGGATGCTGCACTGGCACAGGGCGATGAAATTATTGTAGACGGTATGACGTTTGACCAAATGAAAGAAACAATGGTGAAATACAATGTTGTTTGCCCTGATTGTGGAAAGGCTGATTTCACAGATATTCGCCAATTTAACCTAATGTTTAAAACATTCCAGGGTGTAACAGAGTCTTCTACAAATGAAATTTACTTACGCCCAGAAACAGCTCAAGGTATTTTTGTCAACTTTAAAAATGTCCAACGCTCAATGCGCAAACGTACACCATTTGGTATAGCACAAATCGGTAAATCATTCCGTAATGAAATCACACCAGGTAACTTCACATTCCGTACACGTGAATTTGAACAAATGGAGCTTGAGTTCTTCTGTAAACCTGGCGAAGACCTTGAGTGGCATGCATATTGGAAAGAATTCTGTAAAAATTGGTTACTAAATTTAGGGATGAAAGAAGAATCTATGCGTCTTCGTGACCATGAGGATGATGAGCTATCTCACTACTCTAACGCTACAACAGATATCGAATTCAAATTCCCATTTGGCTGGGGAGAGCTGTGGGGTGTAGCGGATCGTACAGATTACGACTTAAAGCAACATATGGAGCATTCAGGTGAAGATTTCACATATATCGACCCTGTATCAAATGAGCGCTATGTTCCTTATTGTATCGAGCCATCATTAGGGGCTGACCGTGTAACATTAGCATTCCTATGTGATGCGTATGATGAGGAGGAGCTTGAAGGTGACGATAAACGTACTGTTTTACGTTTCCATCCTGCACTAGCACCATTTAAAGCGGCTGTACTACCGCTTTCTAAAAAATTATCTGATGAAGCGGCTGATGTTTGGGCTGAGCTTCGCAAAGCATTCCCTGTTGACTTTGATGAATCACAATCAATCGGTAAACGCTACCGCCGTCAAGATGAAATTGGTACTCCATTCTGTATCACATATGATTTCGACTCCAAAGAGGATGGTCAAGTAACAGTGCGTCATCGTGATTCTATGACACAGGTTCGTATGCCAATTGCCGAAGTAAAAGCATATATCGAAAAACACCTTCAATTCTAA